From Acropora muricata isolate sample 2 chromosome 14, ASM3666990v1, whole genome shotgun sequence, one genomic window encodes:
- the LOC136899000 gene encoding R3H domain-containing protein 4-like isoform X2 yields MGVLNIQENLRHRRNGESEQTLEQDLGWEDEFFDTAEVDLQPQGGSQRRQRSHKSKGHHYSNKDTARNVKLGSKKKRRHENTCFLLSLVDPEEVAELDFNNLVNNHGSVFASLLANPEKMKIWNDFLNLSEEEQQVVIRQKPVTRTPVVQVNRGSTQTDDSSAERDAMATAEKSFSRIDGHLKRTLTKKGISRGTLKHYEKELVSFFSDDPNAVMISNVPSSFNRLLVHGLCQFLGLTSTTVNHHGKRLMEIANKQKSFRVPSLLLSDFLEQFR; encoded by the exons ATGGGAGTGTTAAACATTCAGGAAAATTTGCGACATCGTCGTAATGGGGAAAGTGAACAAACCCTAGAACAAGATCT TGGGTGGGAGGATGAATTTTTTGACACTGCGGAAGTGGATCTCCAACCTCAAGGTGGGAGTCAAAGAAGACAGCGATCACACAAAAGCAAAGGTCATCATTATAGCAACAAGGACACTGCAAGGAATGTGAAACTTGGAAGCAAGAAAAAGAGGCGTCATGAAAATA CTTGCTTTTTGCTGAGCTTGGTTGATCCTGAAGAAGTGGCAGAACTTGACTTTAACAACCTGGTAAACAACCACGGTTCTGTGTTTGCCTCTCTTTTGGCCAATCCAGAAAAGATGAAG ATCTGGAATGATTTTCTTAACCTTTCTGAAGAGGAACAACAAGTTGTCATTAGACAAAAACCAGTCACACGCACTCCAGTTGTGCAGGTGAACCGAGGAAGTACCCAGACTGATGACTCAAGTGCAGAAAGAG ATGCCATGGCAACTGCAGAAAAGTCGTTCAGCAGAATTGACGGCCATCTCAAAAGAACACTGACAAAGAAAGGAATTTCACGG GGAACTCTGAAACACTACGAAAAGGAGttggtttcatttttttctgatgaCCCTAATGCTGTAATGATATCAAACGTTCCATCCAG CTTCAACAGGTTGTTAGTGCATGGGCTTTGCCAGTTTCTGGGTTTAACGTCAACCA ctGTGAATCACCATGGAAAACGCCTCATGGAGATtgcaaacaagcaaaaatcgtTCAGGGTGCCATCACTTCTTCTTTCTGATTTTTTGGAGCAGTTCAGATAG
- the LOC136899000 gene encoding R3H domain-containing protein 4-like isoform X1, which translates to MGVLNIQENLRHRRNGESEQTLEQDLGWEDEFFDTAEVDLQPQGGSQRRQRSHKSKGHHYSNKDTARNVKLGSKKKRRHENIHSQCAQSTVKDAKKKQWSENSGHVPNVYFQVMFSLPIPLSLFKLPLECQSMEIWNDFLNLSEEEQQVVIRQKPVTRTPVVQVNRGSTQTDDSSAERDAMATAEKSFSRIDGHLKRTLTKKGISRGTLKHYEKELVSFFSDDPNAVMISNVPSSFNRLLVHGLCQFLGLTSTTVNHHGKRLMEIANKQKSFRVPSLLLSDFLEQFR; encoded by the exons ATGGGAGTGTTAAACATTCAGGAAAATTTGCGACATCGTCGTAATGGGGAAAGTGAACAAACCCTAGAACAAGATCT TGGGTGGGAGGATGAATTTTTTGACACTGCGGAAGTGGATCTCCAACCTCAAGGTGGGAGTCAAAGAAGACAGCGATCACACAAAAGCAAAGGTCATCATTATAGCAACAAGGACACTGCAAGGAATGTGAAACTTGGAAGCAAGAAAAAGAGGCGTCATGAAAATA TCCATTCACAGTGTGCTCAGTCTACAGTAAAGGATGCGAAGAAGAAGCAATGGTCAGAAAATAGTGGCCAtgtcccaaatgtttattttcaagtgatgttttcgttgcCGATACCTTTGTCGCTGTTTAAGCTCCCTTTAGAATGTCAATCCATGGAG ATCTGGAATGATTTTCTTAACCTTTCTGAAGAGGAACAACAAGTTGTCATTAGACAAAAACCAGTCACACGCACTCCAGTTGTGCAGGTGAACCGAGGAAGTACCCAGACTGATGACTCAAGTGCAGAAAGAG ATGCCATGGCAACTGCAGAAAAGTCGTTCAGCAGAATTGACGGCCATCTCAAAAGAACACTGACAAAGAAAGGAATTTCACGG GGAACTCTGAAACACTACGAAAAGGAGttggtttcatttttttctgatgaCCCTAATGCTGTAATGATATCAAACGTTCCATCCAG CTTCAACAGGTTGTTAGTGCATGGGCTTTGCCAGTTTCTGGGTTTAACGTCAACCA ctGTGAATCACCATGGAAAACGCCTCATGGAGATtgcaaacaagcaaaaatcgtTCAGGGTGCCATCACTTCTTCTTTCTGATTTTTTGGAGCAGTTCAGATAG
- the LOC136898999 gene encoding carbohydrate sulfotransferase 3-like translates to MVLLPRTTLRLFFTIFVIIAALSISVLIIVTQQAQTRALLRYIHIPSTSLPIEQIFSLRKEDDNFMESSGDDDFTTSTNDLPESSPSSERRRSLLIFGSDRSGTTYISRMFSEDPDVFMIYEPLWVSKRWRNEEPDKDWSRSELEVVNGILSCDFVNFRFAHKFLAHTSRNWAGAPFKNPFETENFCNVSEKGIKSCPDFSSVPEFASQACATKYKHSVTKVAQVRSPGKLISSLVPQVFEENPETDIRVIQILRDPRGSLDSRIKLGWMPKHTSPAFKRAVQYVCKKTAENVKFGRSLPRKYQDRYMEVYYRDIALFPIKTAIKMYNFARFDIPEHLLKWVVLNTSPSKEALAAEAKKRFSSVRNSSSNVEKWRNAPTEQNRIIEEECSEFMKLIGIEK, encoded by the coding sequence aTGGTTCTCCTCCCACGGACAACTTTGCGGTTGTTCTTTACGATTTTCGTCATAATCGCCGCTTTATCAATCTCTGTTTTGATAATTGTAACGCAACAGGCACAGACGAGAGCACTGTTAAGATACATTCATATCCCGTCCACAAGCTTGCCTATTGAACAGATTTTTTCCCTAAGGAAGGAAGATGATAACTTCATGGAGAGCTCCGGCGATGACGATTTTACCACATCAACAAACGACTTGCCCGAATCTTCGCCCTCTTCCGAACGCCGACGAAGTTTGCTTATCTTCGGATCAGACCGGTCAGGAACGACATATATTAGCAGAATGTTTAGCGAAGATCCCGATGTATTTATGATCTACGAACCTCTCTGGGTTTCAAAAAGATGGAGGAATGAAGAACCAGACAAAGACTGGTCAAGAAGCGAGCTCGAGGTGGTAAATGGCATTTTAAGTTGTGATTTTGTCAACTTTCGCTTTGCTCATAAATTTTTAGCACACACGTCGAGGAACTGGGCAGGTGCTCCGTTTAAGAATCCCTTTGAAACCGAGAACTTCTGCAACGTGTCAGAGAAAGGGATAAAATCGTGTCCAGATTTTTCATCCGTGCCAGAATTTGCGTCGCAAGCCTGTGCCACAAAATACAAGCACAGTGTTACCAAAGTTGCTCAAGTACGTTCTCCTGGGAAGTTAATATCATCGCTAGTGCCACAGGTCTTTGAAGAAAACCCTGAAACAGACATCAGGGTCATTCAGATTCTTCGTGATCCCCGTGGAAGCTTAGATTCCCGGATTAAGCTCGGATGGATGCCAAAGCATACTTCGCCCGCTTTCAAACGTGCTGTGCAATACGTGTGCAAGAAAACAGCTGAAAATGTGAAATTTGGGAGAAGTCTGCCGAGAAAATACCAAGACAGATACATGGAGGTGTATTATCGCGATATAGCCCTGTTTCCTATTAAAACGGCTATCAAAATGTACAATTTCGCTAGATTTGACATACCAGAACATTTGTTGAAATGGGTAGTTCTCAACACAAGCCCGAGCAAAGAAGCTCTCGCTGCGGAGGCGAAGAAGAGATTTTCATCCGTTCGCAACTCCTCGTCAAACGTTGAAAAATGGCGGAACGCTCCCACAGAACAAAACCGTATTATTGAAGAGGAATGCAGTGAATTTATGAAGCTGATAGGAATCGAGAAGTGA